A single genomic interval of Nonomuraea rubra harbors:
- a CDS encoding CBM35 domain-containing protein: MRPRVRALLLALTTATASVTVAASPAAAAGATLTVNVAQPFRPVTHAASGGLYGLAENSRPADSTLLPIKPNSLTQPAPGVGQRPNGQPPGGDSLLVAPQATRVGAGQFIRMPDIYPDFPYRWVSWDDWLAKVDTMVRARLNATTVTNVIGWELWNEPDYTWNTAAAGNFNDGWVRTYRAVRALDPQTPIVGPSTAVYNRSWMQAFLIRARDTGTLPDIICWHELQNPARIAADLADYRNLEASLGISPRRISINEYAAPAEVDVPGRVASYVAKFERGGVESAHRAFWYEYGTMNGLVVNNNQPTGTWWLYKWYGDMAGNMVTTTPGAQTGLDGFASYDPTRRIVNVVFGDEAGTNTVNLTGLGALGSSVRVTLLSTPSSGRFTAVTAPTTVSTTTRTVSGGQLSVSVPNMSATSAYQLVVEPVSGVPAYQQRYEAENASVFRAQRLTASSASGGGYVGRIDNSGTPRTDSYVDFVVNVPAARAYTMTIGYANGTGATATQGLAYNGGAWGTVSYPPTAGWGQFGATVSTTVTLRAGYNVIRLAKGSPYFSGGTGYAELDYIQLT; encoded by the coding sequence ATGCGTCCACGCGTCCGAGCGCTGCTGTTAGCGCTCACAACCGCCACTGCCTCCGTGACCGTCGCCGCGTCCCCCGCCGCCGCGGCAGGCGCCACCCTGACCGTCAACGTCGCCCAGCCGTTCCGCCCCGTCACGCACGCCGCCTCCGGCGGCCTGTACGGGCTGGCGGAGAACTCCCGCCCGGCCGACTCCACCCTGCTGCCGATCAAGCCGAACTCGCTGACGCAGCCGGCACCCGGCGTCGGCCAGCGCCCCAACGGCCAGCCTCCCGGCGGCGACTCCCTGCTGGTCGCCCCGCAGGCCACCCGCGTCGGAGCCGGCCAGTTCATCCGGATGCCCGACATCTACCCCGACTTCCCCTACCGGTGGGTGAGCTGGGACGACTGGCTGGCCAAGGTCGACACCATGGTCAGGGCCAGGCTCAACGCCACCACGGTCACCAACGTGATCGGCTGGGAGCTGTGGAACGAGCCCGACTACACCTGGAACACCGCCGCCGCGGGCAACTTCAACGACGGCTGGGTGCGTACGTACCGGGCCGTCCGCGCCCTCGACCCGCAGACGCCGATCGTCGGCCCGAGCACCGCCGTCTACAACCGCTCCTGGATGCAGGCGTTCCTCATCCGCGCCCGCGACACCGGCACGCTGCCCGACATCATCTGCTGGCACGAGCTGCAGAACCCCGCCAGGATCGCCGCCGACCTGGCCGACTACCGCAACCTGGAGGCGTCGCTGGGCATCAGCCCGCGCCGCATCTCGATCAACGAGTACGCCGCCCCCGCCGAGGTGGACGTGCCCGGCCGGGTGGCCAGCTACGTCGCCAAGTTCGAGCGCGGCGGCGTCGAGTCCGCGCACCGCGCCTTCTGGTACGAGTACGGCACCATGAACGGCCTGGTCGTCAACAACAACCAGCCGACCGGCACGTGGTGGCTGTACAAGTGGTACGGCGACATGGCCGGCAACATGGTCACCACGACGCCGGGCGCCCAGACCGGCCTGGACGGCTTCGCCTCCTATGACCCCACCCGCAGGATCGTCAACGTCGTGTTCGGTGACGAGGCGGGCACCAACACGGTCAACCTGACCGGCCTCGGCGCGCTGGGCTCCAGCGTCCGCGTCACCCTCCTGTCCACCCCCTCCAGCGGGCGCTTCACCGCCGTGACCGCCCCCACCACCGTCTCCACCACCACCCGCACCGTCTCGGGCGGCCAGCTCAGCGTCTCCGTGCCGAACATGAGCGCCACCAGCGCGTACCAGCTCGTCGTCGAGCCCGTTTCTGGCGTTCCCGCCTACCAGCAGCGTTACGAGGCCGAGAACGCCTCGGTGTTCCGGGCCCAGCGGCTGACCGCTTCCAGCGCGTCCGGCGGCGGGTACGTCGGCCGCATCGACAACTCCGGCACCCCGCGTACCGACAGCTACGTGGACTTCGTGGTCAACGTGCCGGCGGCCCGCGCGTACACGATGACGATCGGCTACGCCAACGGCACCGGCGCGACCGCCACGCAGGGCCTGGCCTACAACGGCGGCGCCTGGGGCACGGTCAGCTACCCGCCGACCGCCGGGTGGGGCCAGTTCGGCGCCACGGTCAGCACCACCGTGACGCTCCGCGCGGGCTACAACGTGATCCGCCTGGCCAAGGGCTCGCCGTACTTCTCGGGTGGCACCGGGTACGCCGAGCTCGACTACATCCAGCTCACCTGA